The Psychrobacter arenosus region GGCGTCTTTTTGATGGTCATCGGCTATTGGTCATGGCAGTTGAGCTTCTTTGCTATGGCGGTGCTGATACTGGTGAATACGGTGCCGATTTGGCACTATCGGGAAGCACGTCACGAAGCTGAGCGAAAACAAGTGCTGCCAACATCGTCTTTATCTGCTCAACTCGATGTAGACCAAGCTACTACCACTGCTGAGTTAGACGCTGATACTCCAGAGGTACCTAAGCAAAATGAACATCGTTCCGCCCCCTCAATAGGCGCTTATCTTAACGAACAATACGGCTATTTTTGGCAAGATAAGCAGATGCGTGCTTGGTTAGGCGTGTTATTGACCTATAAAGTCGTGGATGGCATCTCTAGCGGTATGGTTAAGCCGATGATGGTCGATATGGGCATCTCGGTAGCGAGCATCGGCCTATGGGCCAGCGTATTGGGCTCTGGCGCGTCATTACTCGGGGCGGCTATTGCAGCCTGGCTACTTAAGCGGGCTGCGCATCAACAAGCGCTACTTTGGTTTAATGCGCTACAAGTGGCGGCCACAGGGACTTATGCGCTAGTAGCAGTAGCATTTGAATACGGTTGGTTGCTAAGAGCTGGAGAGAAGCCGCCATTTTGGTGGGCTTATGCGGCTAATGCTATCGAGCATATGGTAGCGGCTATGGCGTTGGTAGCTATGCTAACGATGGTCATGCACTATGCGCGGCACGATAAAGCCGGTAGTGACTTTACCACGCAGGTCTGTTTGTTGACCGTCTTTAGCGGCAGTACACATTTACTGAGTGGTTATTTGGCAGAATGGCTAGGCTATTCGGGGCACTTTACTTTAAGCGTGGCGGTTGGAATAATTTGCTTAATACCGTTATTCTATTGGCGTCGCGTTTTTAATCAGAGTAATAAACAGGCGTTATCTGCCTAATTCGAAGCAATTCTAGAAATAAAAGTAGCCCTAGCGTTTGCTAAGCATAATAGCGACAGACATTGCTTAAATAATTGCCAAAATTGCCTATAACATTAATTCTAAAACAACTTTACTACCAATAAAGCCAATAGCGAGTAGAATGAAAGCATAGATGGTGGTGTTCGCCGCTCTTTTACCGCGCCAGCCTGAGCGCCAGTGCCCAATGAGTAGGCCACCGAAGAGTAACCACGAAAGTACACTGAAGACGGTCTTGTGCGCGATATGCTGCGCCATCAGGTCATGAACATAGACAAAGCCCAGTCCTAAAGCCACACTAAGGATGACAAAGCCGACTAAAATCATATCAAATAGCAGCGACTCCATACTTTGTAGCGGCGGTAACTTATCGACCCAGATGCGGTGAATCGTCCGGTGTTTGAGTTCGCGAATTTGCAGGCGTAAAAAGACCGCTTGTAGCGCCGCCATAAACAGGACGCAGTAAGCCGCGATAGACAGCAAGATATGAATCTCAAGTCCTGTGCTCATATTGCTGAGAGGTTGATAAGGCGCGCGACCAAAATAACCCGCGCTTAAGCCAATAAAAGCCGTGGGAGCCGCTAAAATACCTAAACTTAATATAGGGCGATAGAGACAGAATAAAAAATAGAATAATAAAAAGAACAGACTGGTCAGGCTGAGGGTGTTAAAGACATTAAAATTAAGACCATGCAGCGTAATAATCTGCGGAATTAAGACTGTACTATGCGCGACCATACCAATGAATAGTAAGGCGAGACTGATATTTTTGCCGATGGGACGTTGTCCGAGGAGTGCCCAGCATAGGTAAATACTCAAGGCAACATAGGCGATACTAGCAATCACATACGCAAATAACACGGGCAACCTCATTAGCGATAACGGCGCTCTTCAGCGAGTTTGGATGAGTCAATGGCCTCTATTTGGCCAACGTCCAGACGGGTCAGTGTGAGTTTCGTCACGAATGATTAGAATAATCTGTCAATTTATCATAAAATGAAAAGCAATTGAGTGCGAAATGCGCACCATGACTAAATTTAGTGTGACTGTTATAGCATAAATACGATTATTAATAGCCTTAATTCGCCTTGTTATAATCTTAATATTATAAAACTGCCGCCGCTATTGATAGAATTAATACGATTTTGTCAGCCGTCTAAGTGAGATTTTTTGGACGATAGAGCGCTACTCGCTCCCCGATATTGCTGACATTACCAACTGAGAGAGACCTATGTTTGATACGTTAACCGAACGCTTATCGTCGAGCTTGCGCAATATTGCAGGCTCTGGTCAATTGACCGAAGACAACATCAAAGACACGTTACGTGAAGTGCGCATGGCCTTGCTTGAAGCCGATGTTGCGTTGCCTGTGACCCGTGATTTCGTTAAGCGAGTTAAAGAAAAAGCGCTAGGCGAAGAAGTGCTAAAAGAGCTTGCACCGGGTCAAGCCTTCGTCAAAATTGTCCATGACGAACTGACTGAGATGATGGGTAGCGCCAACCAACAGTTAGAGATGACGGGCAAGCCGCCAGTCGTTTATCTGTTAGCCGGTTTGCAGGGTGCGGGTAAAACTACCACAGCCGGTAAGCTAGCAAAATATCTACAAGACCGTCAGAAAAAGAAAGTCATGTTGGTTTCAGCCGACGTTTACCGTCCTGCCGCTATTAAGCAGTTAGAGCAAGTCGCTGGCCAAGTTAATGCCAAATTTGTGCAATCTAGCGCCGATGAAAATCCAATCGATATCGCCCTACGTGCTATCGAAGAAGCCAAGCTCCAGTATCAAGATATTCTTATTATCGATACCGCGGGTCGTCTGCATATTGACGAAACTATGATGGATGAAATCAAAGCGTTAACCGCTGCGGTCACTCCTTCTGAGACGCTATTTGTCGTAGACTCCATGACGGGTCAAGATGCGGCCAATACAGCCAAAGCCTTTAACGACGCACTACCGTTAACCGGGGTCATTCTGACTAAGACCGATGGTGATGCCCGTGGTGGTGCCGCCTTGTCTGTACGTGCTATCACCGGTAAGCCGATTAAATTCTTAGGTCGCGGTGAGCAATTAGATGCGTTAGAAGCGTTCCACCCTGAACGTATCGCCCAACGTATTTTGGGCATGGGTGACGTCTTAAGCCTCGTCGAAGAAGTCGAGCAAAAGATTGACCGCGAAAAAGCCGAAAAAATGGCGAAAAAGATGCAAAAGGGTGGCGAGTTTGACCTTGAGGATCTATTGACGCAATTCCAGCAAATGAAAAATATGGGCGGTATGGCCGGCTTCTTAGACAAGATGCCTGGTATGAGCGGCTCAGGTATGCAACAAGCGGTAGAAGAAGCTAAACCTGAAGAAAAAGTCAGAGAGATGGAAGCGTTAATCAACTCTATGACCCCGTTTGAGCGTCAAAACCCAGATAAGATTAACCCTAGCCGTAAGCGCCGTATCGCGGCCGGTTCTGGCAAACAGATTCAAGACGTCAACCGTTTGCTAAAGCAACATAAGCAAATGGCTAAAATGATGAAGATGATGTCGCGTCCTGAAGGCATCTCAAAAATGATGAAAGCGGTCCAAGGTCTAACCGGTGGTATGGGCGGCGGCGCTGGCGGTGGTGGACCTCTATTTGGTGGCGGTGGTAAGTCAGGCGGCAATGCTGCTGGTGCGAATCCAGCTGATATTGCTAAGCAAATGGGTCTCGACCCGAATAGCATGCCGAGCACTGAGGAAATGCAGAAAAAGATGCAAGAAATGGAAGGCACTTTACCAAAACAGTTTAAAACGCGTTTCTAGTTTCTAGTTCAAACTGTATAGTCGTTAATGAGCAGTAGCCATAAAAAAACCAGTGATGTGAGTCGCTGGTTTTTTCGTTTCTATTTCTGATTCTTTACCAATATGTTAAACCACCATAAAAAGGCTTAGAAAACGACCGCCGTACTACTAGTATGGCAAAAATAGTGTCCCCCGAAACGGGGCAAATGCTATGATAAGCGCTATTTTTTAATGATGTCAGTACGACTAGTGAGGGTGATTATGTTTTTGGCACTGGATACGGTCTTTGGACAATGCTCGGTGGCCATCGTGTCGGATACCGGGGCAGTCTTATATAATGAGTCCCAAGCTGGCAATCGCATGCAAACGCAGCAGATATTACCCATGATTGATGCCGCCCTTAGCCAAGCTGGCGTGACGCTAGACCAATTAACGGCTTTGGTATTTAACCGGGGTGCTGGCGCTTTTAGTGGTATCCGTATTAATACCGCTGTGGTCCAAGCGCTTTCTGTTGCTCATGATTTACCGTGTGTGGGCATATCAAGCTTACAGATATTGGCGCAAGCCGCCTTTGAGCAGCAGCAGATTGAACAGTGCTATGCGGCTCACGATGCCCGTATGAAGCAGGTCTATTTGGGCGCCTTTGCCTTAGAGTCAGGTATTATGCAGCCGCTAACCTTAGAATTGCCCTCTGCAGTAGCAGCGTTAACTATGACGCCTAGCGAGCCAGCAAGTGCTGAGTGCCTTCTTGATTACGAAAAATCTACTCCGCTAAAGCTAGCTTTGGTGGGGGATGGTGCGCCGCTGTTAACGGCTCAGGATGGCCAACCTGTGCTTGAGACGCTACAAACGGATGCTGCTATAGTTGCCCGTTTAGGCATGGCACAGTTCGCCAAAGAGGGCGGAGTGTCTGCTGAGCAAGCCTTACCAGTGTATCTGCGCAATCACGCTTGGAAAACCTTGAAAGAGCAAGGTAAAGCGTAAGGTTCGCTTGTTGCGCTGTGGTCTGGTTTAGCTATTGATGTTGTACAGAGCGCTTTGATTCATCTCTTATTTTTGTTATTGGTTCCTCCCTTTTATTTACTACTGTATTTAGGATAGTCATTTTGGATTTACTACTGCTGTTGCAAGCCGTCATTATGGGCATCGTTGAAGGTATCACCGAGTTTTTGCCTATCTCGAGTACCGGCTACCTGATTTTATCTGCTGATATCATGGGCTTTTGGACCAAAGAGAAGGCGGATTTGTTTATCGTGGTCATTCAGTTGGGCGCCATTTTAGCAGTCATCTATGATTATTGGGGCAGATTGTGGCAGGCATTAATGGGACTGATTACCGGTAAGGCAGAAGGGCTTGCCAATCCACGCCAGCTCGGCCTAAGTTTGATTGTCGCTACCATTCCGGTCATGATTCTCGGCTTTACTTTTGCTGACGAAATTAAGATGTATTTGTTTAACCCTTATACCGTCGCGATTATGCTCATTATTGGTGGTTTACTGATTTTTTATGTCGAAAAAAATCCTAAGCCCATCATTGCTCATGAAGCGGAAGAGGTGTCGTTAAAGACAGCGCTAATGATTGGTCTATTTCAATGTTTGGCTTTAATTCCTGGGACTTCACGTTCAGGCTCGACCATTATTGGCGCACTATGGTTAGGGGTGTCGCGTAAGGCGGCTGCTGAGTTCTCATTTTTCTTAGGTATCCCCGTCATCGTAGGGGCAGGTTTACTCGATTTAATCAAGCATAGAGATGCTTTGAGCACGACTGAAGACTGGCTCGTACTGGGCGTTGGTACTGCGGTATCATTTATCGTAGCGTTGCTATGTATCCGTTGGCTGGTAGCTTGGGTGAGTCGCCGCGACTTCACTATTTTTGCTTGGTTACGTATCGTCACCGGTATCGTCGTGCTGATCGCTGCTTGGGCATTTGGCTATAATATCCAAGGTTAGAGCGCGGTCGCCGTTCAGACCAGCAGCACTACTGGACCATAAATAGCTTAAGTCATTGATTAATAATAGGGGCAGGGTATGCAGTTACAGCAAGATAGTTTAGCGCAGCTAGAGAGCTTACTGTCTGTGCCGCTACTTTACGCCCCTAGTGCTGATGCTGACAGGGCTCCTGCTATGTTGGCTGCTATTCACGAACTTATTGCTCACCATCACCTCCCGATATCGCTTACCGCTAGCGCCAGTCCGCATAAATTCACGCAAAAATACCGCCGACAATTAAGTTGCGATTACGGCGCCCCTTTATTAATCATTGATGACAAAGGCGAGCTTAGCCTGCTTATCGATGGGATTAGTGTGGCTCCGAATTGGGCGAAACTGCAACGGCGTATCGTGAGTGCCGGGCGTAAGTCGGAGTTGCTATTACAAGCGGCCAAATTGACTGCAGATAAACGTGCGCTAGATGCCACAGCGGGTTTTGGTCATGACAGTTTGATTTTGGCAAGTACCGGCGCGCAAGTGACTATGCTAGAGCAGCAACCGTTATTGGCGCTATTGTTATTGGTTGAGCAACAAAAAATTGCTAGTGAGAGTAATTGGCAAAAGCTGATGGCCAGGCTCACCATTATTAATAGTACAGCCGAAGCCTACTTAGCAAGTTCTGCTGCCCAAGCGGCTAACTACGACACGATATACCTCGACCCGATGTTTCCCGATGACAGTTATGGCAGTAGCACCACGGGTAAAGGCGCCAAGGTCGGTAAAAATATGCAAGCCTTGCATGGGTTAGTCGCACCGCCAACTTCGGAAGCGGAAATCAAGTTATTTGAATTAGCTCAGGCAACTATAACGACTAGCTTTGAGGAAGAGAGTAGTCTGAAAAATAGTATAGAGAGTGCGAGCCGTCGCCTTATCGTCAAGCGCCCCATAAATGCCCCTCATTTAGCAGGGCAGGTTCCTGATGAGTCTTGGCAAAATGATGTAGTACGTTTTGATGGCTACTTTGGTTAACAGCTACTTTGATTAATAACCACTTGGCTTAACTGGTTGAGGGTTGCAAGTGTTCAAGGAGAGCGATAGTGTTTGTGAGTAGCCTTTGGCTAACCATCGTAGGCTTATTTGTAGTAAGCTCATTACTGCTCCATGGGGCTCAGCGCGCCCGCATCCGTCAGTTAGAGTCTCAATTCCAGCAGCACAGTAATGCTCAAGACTGTATGCCGCAAGACCAATTGACCTATTTACGTGAGCTTGCAAAAACTAAGGATAAAGTTGCTGCCATTAAAGCCTTGCGTAAGCAATATCCTGAGCTTTCATTGGTGCAAGCCGTGCAGCTTTGGCAGAAAAAATAATGTACCGTGCTGTACTAGCTGCCCAGTCGAGTTCTCTAATTAAAATTCATTCTTTCTACTGATTTATCTAAGTGTTCAGCTTATGACTTCCCCTATGCCGATATCAAAAAGACCGCTAAGTTTAAAAGAAAAGTTTACTGCTTATATGCAGCTGACCCGCTTCGATAAACCGGTGGGCATCGAGCTTCTATTATGGCCGACACTCTGGGGCGTATTTTTAGCGAGCTTTGGTACCGGTAGTGCGGAAACTGGAGCGCTACCGAGTCTCAAAATAGGGGTGATATTTGCGCTTGGAGCAATACTAATGCGGGCAGCAGGGTGTGCTATTAATGACTTTGCGGATCGTAAAGTCGATGGGCATGTCAGCCGGACCAAAGGTCGACCGTTAGCGGATGGTCGCTTAAGTGGCAAGGAGGCGGTAGGGGCGTTCTTAGCATTGACCTTATTAAGTGCCAGTTTTCTGTTATTCTTACCTATTCAGGTATTCTACTGGTCGTTGGGTGCGGTATTTCTAGCCTTTATTTACCCTTTTATGAAGCGCTATACCCATTTGCCACAGCTGTTTTTAGCAGCAGCATTCGGCTGGGCGATTCCAATGGCTTATGTCGCCGTGCAAGGGGCGCCCGATATCTGGGCATGGCTACTATTTCTCAGCTATATGTGTTGGACCGTGGCTTACGATACCCAGTACGCGATGGCCGATAGAGAAGACGACCTCAAGATTGGCGTAAAGTCGACCGCGATATTATTTGGTCGCTACGATGTGGTGATTGTCTCGATTTTGCAGGTAGTATTTTTACTTATTATGGGCGTCGTATTGTGGCATTATTTTAGCGAGACTAAGTTGGGCATGATTCCTATCTTTGGCCTAGGCTTGGTAGCTATGATGTTTACCAAGCAAAATGCAGCCTGTGCCACCCGAGAGCCTATGGCTTGCTTCCAAGCATTTTTGGCTAATATCTGGGTAGGGCGTTACGTCTTTGCCCTAGTAGCAGCGAGCTGTGCGTGGGTGAATCTAAGCTAGTGGTTTGCGTAAAAGCGTTTGAATAAATAAGAGTCTAACCATGCGCCTGACGCTGCGTCTAGTTCTGCGTCTTAATATATTAGTTTCTTTGCTGTCTTGGAGCACCTTATGAAAGATGTGAACAGTACCCACGTAAAGAAACCTTCGCGACTGTTTGGCGGTCGTGACTATCTTAACAAAGGCAATAACAGTCAGGTACAACAGGTATTTGCAGATAATCTAGCCAAGCAGGGGCTTACCCGTGAACAAGTCATTGCCACGGAGCGTAAGCTGGCCAAATTTGCCAATACTATGGATTCGCTAGTACGGATTCCCTTTACCCAGCAAGGTATCGGGGCGGATGCCGCTTTATCGACGGTGCCAATAGCCGGAGATGTGGCTGGGTTAATATTGACAGGGTATGCTTTTATCTTGGGTCGGCAATTGGGTGTGCCTGTAAGTAAAATGACCCCAGCGATAAAATTGGCTTTTATTGATATGGTAGTGGGGGTAGTGCCCGCTGTCGGTACGTTATTAGATATCTTTATTCGCCCGAGTCGCAAGACCCTCACTATTGTGCATCAGCACCTACAAGACGAGTACGGCATTGATGATACTATGCATTTGCAGCGGCCTTTTTTGCATGAGTCGTTAGAAAACAAGCAGCAAAACTCTAAGCTCTGGCGCAATCCCGTAGTAGCATGGCTGCATTTGCGTATTCCTGATATTTTGGGGATTATCGTCTTATTATTATTGGGGTGGCTCATGTGGTCGGTAGGCAGTTGGGTGCTGGGCATGTTTGACCGCAATACGGGTTTTTAATAGCAGTTTTGGTATAGCTTTAATTAGCTAGCTCCTTTTAGAATGCTAAGAATGCTACTGTGCAAAAGCAGTAGCATTTTATAAATAAACCTTCTATTCCAAATTTTATTATTCTCGTAGCCATTGTTGTTCATCGCTGTTGCTATTCTTTTTTAGCTCTTTCCCCATGAATTTTTTAACACTCTTTCTCTAATACCTCTTGCTAATAGTGCTCGCTAATAGCTGTGCGGATCAATGATTTTTCTTTTAGTGCCCTCGATATAATACTCCTGACCTTCCTCGCTACGCAGCATAAAATCCCAACCCCCATTGGCTTTAAGCAGTTGCTGAAATAATTGCTGGCGGGTAGCAGTGGTTTGCTTATCTTGCGTGTCGGTCAGCAGCGGCTTGTCTGCCACGTAGAATATAACGAAGCTACCGGCTGCTCGTTTCTCTACCTTTTGTAGGTGTATACCATAGCGCTCAAATATCGCTTTGGTAGGGTGCTGAAACTGAGTCGTATCGTGAATAATGACAGGCACTTCATTAAACTGAAACTGCAAATCTAAAGTGCTATCTGCAATATTCTCATAGAAAACCCGCCCGTAATTATCGATAAGATAGCTCGCTCGCCGCGGCATAGTGCTGGGATCGCCGCCACAATCTTGGTTATGCTGCTCATAGATATCAATCGCGACGGTATTCGGTAAGTCGTTATGAGGAGAGGGCTCTACCCTAGTTAAAAAACAGTCCTGATAATTTTGCAGTAGTAATTTAAAACTGCGCTGCTGAGCTAGAGTCATTTGGGCGACAGGGTCTAAAGAAGCCAGCTTGGTAGCCGCTAATTGAGCGGATTGTTTATAAGTCGTAGGGGTCGCCGCAGTAGTATAGACGGCAGCTAGACTAAAGGTTAAGCCACAAAAAAATGCAGCTAAATGACGATTTGGACGCTTTAACTGCATTGGGGTACTCACTCGAAAGATTAGTGGTTTTGTGGAATACACTGACTCGGCACTACATTTTCTGAGCGCAGCCTTAATGCTCGAGTGTAGATACTTAATAGGAATTACTGCGGAATCACTTCTGCCTCAGCACTGACTGCTTTAAAGCTCGTAGGCTGACCATTTTGAATCAAATCTATCGAGCCGCCGCCTGCATGACTCACCAAATCAATACTGCCATCTGCCGAGGTATAAGTAGGGTTATTGCCTTGGCCTGCCGTAGCGGTCAAGGTCACTTTTTTACCGGATGGCAAAGTCGTAATAGCATTCAGCTCACCGCTGACCGAGGTCTCATAG contains the following coding sequences:
- a CDS encoding MFS transporter, whose amino-acid sequence is MLEKPTTAQSGVPYKLLAVLLTLYFAQGLPSGFITQALPTILRDNGVSLEMIGWSGLLLAPWALKFLWAPVVDKYFSPRLGRARSWILPLQVLSAAIVMAVGLFDPAKLSEPLTLWSLYSLLLFLSLVGATHDVAADGLATRSLTTQHVPIATTGSDEDIVAFAAEEMHNPHQGMGNAAQVIGYRLGLILGGGVFLMVIGYWSWQLSFFAMAVLILVNTVPIWHYREARHEAERKQVLPTSSLSAQLDVDQATTTAELDADTPEVPKQNEHRSAPSIGAYLNEQYGYFWQDKQMRAWLGVLLTYKVVDGISSGMVKPMMVDMGISVASIGLWASVLGSGASLLGAAIAAWLLKRAAHQQALLWFNALQVAATGTYALVAVAFEYGWLLRAGEKPPFWWAYAANAIEHMVAAMALVAMLTMVMHYARHDKAGSDFTTQVCLLTVFSGSTHLLSGYLAEWLGYSGHFTLSVAVGIICLIPLFYWRRVFNQSNKQALSA
- a CDS encoding cytochrome C assembly family protein, which gives rise to MLFAYVIASIAYVALSIYLCWALLGQRPIGKNISLALLFIGMVAHSTVLIPQIITLHGLNFNVFNTLSLTSLFFLLFYFLFCLYRPILSLGILAAPTAFIGLSAGYFGRAPYQPLSNMSTGLEIHILLSIAAYCVLFMAALQAVFLRLQIRELKHRTIHRIWVDKLPPLQSMESLLFDMILVGFVILSVALGLGFVYVHDLMAQHIAHKTVFSVLSWLLFGGLLIGHWRSGWRGKRAANTTIYAFILLAIGFIGSKVVLELML
- the ffh gene encoding signal recognition particle protein, producing MFDTLTERLSSSLRNIAGSGQLTEDNIKDTLREVRMALLEADVALPVTRDFVKRVKEKALGEEVLKELAPGQAFVKIVHDELTEMMGSANQQLEMTGKPPVVYLLAGLQGAGKTTTAGKLAKYLQDRQKKKVMLVSADVYRPAAIKQLEQVAGQVNAKFVQSSADENPIDIALRAIEEAKLQYQDILIIDTAGRLHIDETMMDEIKALTAAVTPSETLFVVDSMTGQDAANTAKAFNDALPLTGVILTKTDGDARGGAALSVRAITGKPIKFLGRGEQLDALEAFHPERIAQRILGMGDVLSLVEEVEQKIDREKAEKMAKKMQKGGEFDLEDLLTQFQQMKNMGGMAGFLDKMPGMSGSGMQQAVEEAKPEEKVREMEALINSMTPFERQNPDKINPSRKRRIAAGSGKQIQDVNRLLKQHKQMAKMMKMMSRPEGISKMMKAVQGLTGGMGGGAGGGGPLFGGGGKSGGNAAGANPADIAKQMGLDPNSMPSTEEMQKKMQEMEGTLPKQFKTRF
- the tsaB gene encoding tRNA (adenosine(37)-N6)-threonylcarbamoyltransferase complex dimerization subunit type 1 TsaB is translated as MFLALDTVFGQCSVAIVSDTGAVLYNESQAGNRMQTQQILPMIDAALSQAGVTLDQLTALVFNRGAGAFSGIRINTAVVQALSVAHDLPCVGISSLQILAQAAFEQQQIEQCYAAHDARMKQVYLGAFALESGIMQPLTLELPSAVAALTMTPSEPASAECLLDYEKSTPLKLALVGDGAPLLTAQDGQPVLETLQTDAAIVARLGMAQFAKEGGVSAEQALPVYLRNHAWKTLKEQGKA
- a CDS encoding undecaprenyl-diphosphate phosphatase, with protein sequence MDLLLLLQAVIMGIVEGITEFLPISSTGYLILSADIMGFWTKEKADLFIVVIQLGAILAVIYDYWGRLWQALMGLITGKAEGLANPRQLGLSLIVATIPVMILGFTFADEIKMYLFNPYTVAIMLIIGGLLIFYVEKNPKPIIAHEAEEVSLKTALMIGLFQCLALIPGTSRSGSTIIGALWLGVSRKAAAEFSFFLGIPVIVGAGLLDLIKHRDALSTTEDWLVLGVGTAVSFIVALLCIRWLVAWVSRRDFTIFAWLRIVTGIVVLIAAWAFGYNIQG
- a CDS encoding class I SAM-dependent methyltransferase, with protein sequence MQLQQDSLAQLESLLSVPLLYAPSADADRAPAMLAAIHELIAHHHLPISLTASASPHKFTQKYRRQLSCDYGAPLLIIDDKGELSLLIDGISVAPNWAKLQRRIVSAGRKSELLLQAAKLTADKRALDATAGFGHDSLILASTGAQVTMLEQQPLLALLLLVEQQKIASESNWQKLMARLTIINSTAEAYLASSAAQAANYDTIYLDPMFPDDSYGSSTTGKGAKVGKNMQALHGLVAPPTSEAEIKLFELAQATITTSFEEESSLKNSIESASRRLIVKRPINAPHLAGQVPDESWQNDVVRFDGYFG
- the ubiA gene encoding 4-hydroxybenzoate octaprenyltransferase, producing MPISKRPLSLKEKFTAYMQLTRFDKPVGIELLLWPTLWGVFLASFGTGSAETGALPSLKIGVIFALGAILMRAAGCAINDFADRKVDGHVSRTKGRPLADGRLSGKEAVGAFLALTLLSASFLLFLPIQVFYWSLGAVFLAFIYPFMKRYTHLPQLFLAAAFGWAIPMAYVAVQGAPDIWAWLLFLSYMCWTVAYDTQYAMADREDDLKIGVKSTAILFGRYDVVIVSILQVVFLLIMGVVLWHYFSETKLGMIPIFGLGLVAMMFTKQNAACATREPMACFQAFLANIWVGRYVFALVAASCAWVNLS
- a CDS encoding DUF4112 domain-containing protein → MKDVNSTHVKKPSRLFGGRDYLNKGNNSQVQQVFADNLAKQGLTREQVIATERKLAKFANTMDSLVRIPFTQQGIGADAALSTVPIAGDVAGLILTGYAFILGRQLGVPVSKMTPAIKLAFIDMVVGVVPAVGTLLDIFIRPSRKTLTIVHQHLQDEYGIDDTMHLQRPFLHESLENKQQNSKLWRNPVVAWLHLRIPDILGIIVLLLLGWLMWSVGSWVLGMFDRNTGF